In Actinomycetota bacterium, a single genomic region encodes these proteins:
- the purH gene encoding bifunctional phosphoribosylaminoimidazolecarboxamide formyltransferase/IMP cyclohydrolase produces the protein MTERIPIRRALISVSDKTGLDRLGSALVEAGVQVVASGGTRRALTELGVPAMAVSELTGSPEMLDGRVKTLHPKIHGALLADTNNPDHLHDLETADIVPIDLLVANLYPFAETVASGKGEHEIIENIDIGGPAMIRAAAKNHGRVAVVTDPSDYEFIIESVARGGTTSAERRRLATEAFAHTGRYDALIHAWLNGEGMGEHLLLALDRVKPLRYGENPHQRAALYRQAGAGGWVFDAHQLQGKDLSFNNYADAESTWRLVNRIDHPGCVVVKHLNPCGVAQRSSAYEAFVAARDCDPLSAFGGVVAVNEALDGDTASEMAKMFLEVVICPAITDEAAAILTKKKNLRVLIARPPEQPVLDVRMIGGGALVQDADRQEIGEWTTVSVTRPTPEQIGQLRLAWTVGAHCKSNSIVIVQDDAAVGIGVGDQSRVGAAKRAVDQAGDRLSGAVAASEALIPFRDGLDTLADAGVVAIVETGGSVNDQEVIDAANERGIVLMFTGRRHFRH, from the coding sequence ATGACCGAACGTATTCCCATCCGCAGAGCTCTGATCTCGGTCTCGGACAAGACGGGTCTCGACCGGCTTGGCTCTGCTCTCGTCGAGGCGGGGGTGCAGGTCGTCGCCTCCGGGGGCACCCGTAGAGCGCTGACCGAACTCGGGGTCCCCGCCATGGCGGTCTCTGAGCTGACCGGATCGCCGGAGATGCTCGATGGACGTGTCAAGACGCTGCATCCGAAGATCCATGGGGCGCTGCTCGCAGACACGAACAACCCCGACCACCTGCACGACCTGGAAACCGCAGACATCGTGCCGATCGACCTGCTCGTGGCCAACCTGTATCCGTTCGCCGAAACCGTCGCATCGGGCAAGGGCGAGCACGAGATCATCGAGAACATCGACATCGGGGGACCTGCGATGATCCGCGCCGCGGCAAAGAACCATGGCCGTGTGGCGGTGGTTACAGACCCGTCCGACTACGAGTTCATCATCGAATCCGTGGCCCGAGGGGGCACCACGAGTGCCGAGCGACGCCGTCTGGCCACGGAGGCCTTCGCCCACACCGGCAGGTACGACGCACTCATTCACGCCTGGTTGAACGGAGAGGGCATGGGCGAGCACCTGCTCCTCGCCCTCGACCGGGTGAAGCCGCTCCGGTACGGTGAGAATCCCCACCAACGAGCCGCACTGTACCGACAGGCAGGAGCAGGGGGCTGGGTCTTCGACGCGCACCAACTCCAAGGCAAGGATCTGTCGTTCAACAACTACGCCGACGCCGAGTCGACGTGGCGCCTGGTCAACCGGATCGACCATCCAGGATGTGTGGTCGTCAAACATCTGAACCCGTGTGGCGTCGCGCAACGCTCCTCCGCCTACGAGGCGTTTGTCGCTGCCAGAGATTGCGACCCGCTCTCGGCGTTCGGCGGTGTCGTAGCGGTCAACGAGGCCCTCGACGGCGACACGGCATCGGAGATGGCCAAGATGTTCCTCGAAGTCGTCATCTGCCCGGCCATCACCGACGAGGCGGCGGCAATCCTGACCAAGAAGAAGAACCTGCGCGTCCTGATCGCCCGTCCTCCCGAACAACCGGTGCTCGACGTGAGAATGATCGGTGGTGGAGCGCTCGTCCAGGACGCGGACCGCCAGGAGATCGGTGAGTGGACGACCGTCTCGGTGACCCGGCCCACTCCCGAGCAGATCGGCCAGCTCCGACTTGCCTGGACGGTCGGAGCACACTGCAAATCGAACAGCATCGTGATCGTGCAAGACGATGCAGCCGTCGGCATCGGTGTCGGCGATCAGAGCCGCGTCGGGGCCGCCAAGCGGGCGGTCGATCAGGCCGGCGATCGGCTTTCGGGTGCCGTCGCCGCCAGCGAGGCCCTCATCCCGTTTCGAGATGGCCTCGACACACTGGCGGATGCAGGAGTCGTCGCAATCGTGGAGACGGGCGGCTCGGTGAACGACCAGGAAGTGATCGATGCGGCCAACGAGCGGGGCATCGTGCTGATGTTCACCGGGCGGAGGCACTTCCGACACTAG